One Plasmodium cynomolgi strain B DNA, chromosome 12, whole genome shotgun sequence genomic region harbors:
- a CDS encoding chloroquine resistance marker protein (putative), translating to MEREPPKYNGSPGGPWPQQGGTSANNPAGNKTGLTEKEPLIILEQEKRNKALRNYYSKIEKYGNRRIPFGQSAFEKNPFEKNALGQNPFEKNPFGQNREEVIGADFQKAVTLKMGNQWNHVEGKVINGNHIHIERIRRDQNFYNSIGDMYRAVYEEKTQNNGEPVVYSRHVSAPSLIINDSNPFIDTNENTNGVSFTSNLGFSKHLLEGGNANLNPSRDYTNWGERTNQNSPHRDRLKWREPVVEGVLTNSASLINGGGRIRDGSHTVLREAGPARVDAGGAGGLYGIHRADHADGDENSTNVYFLFQNMIRESKERKESKERKESEEAPVHREIRQKKRLQYGGKRLNENANEEGFHIREEENPYYHNFNKSCFQNKTWTPLRIGPHFSSMDSANVRGDVVGTKGMFVCPVRRKRRKLEMNETSYSSPCDENPSVSELCKGGYENSKLSLREKANLKKDEEEGEGEEGESNVRVQPLPSFLHVVNQNGDDNHFGNEVHRGTGRGEGECGKNECAARWSLQAMPSGAFASPCKGSDQTGDNGEGTDVYRERSDDQNGQMKQTVQMKQTVQMKQTVQMKQTVQMKQTVQMKQTVQMKQSVQNGRERLPPTPSAVPKHRGEAPNAGERSLVKKETGRPLKEDKKIYQNHGLFRNFVFSFKNPPKGGEREEKSEKGEKLEKGEKLDKGETLQKGAVLDKGATIEKGATLQKTPMKYKTLKNEKHAPPNSEARYKKFEEKYFSEDQISSDFQWREVDGTISSHAQDFLFFDEEDDQMVSLDVLDHSTGSISSSGSSDEGSGDRSEAISESRSESISESISESRSEARSGDKCCHLPRKGRSQVRHGRDGGGQTTTLLANQQMNPSPEPDHKTCKKEKKNRSTRKRKDAPNGSHTISPGEVTNIGNVEEVANGEKSNHRDRPREKRQGKKNKSVIMYAKIMNISYEYGADVLKQFSHPAVNLFNTNKTHIVKKREKKRRELYAYLDAEEGFGEVHEGGYAVGHEGGHEVGQEGGYEGGHTVGHTVRPAVEQEVTEEMVEKMAQEMAEELAEELANPGKKTKRKYRKKQDDPEKRKKIY from the exons ATGGAGAGAGAGCCTCCTAAGTACAACGGCTCCCCGGGGGGGCCCTGGCCCCAGCAAGGTGGCACAAGTGCCAACAACCCAGCCGGTAACAAAACGGGGCTAACCGAAAAAGAGCCCCTGATAATACTCGAACAGGAGAAGCGAAACAAAGCTCTTCGTAACTATTACagcaaaatagaaaaatacgGGAATAGAAGGATCCCATTTGGACAAAGcgcatttgaaaaaaacccatttgaaaaaaacgcacTTGGACAAAacccatttgaaaaaaaccCATTTGGACAAAATAGAGAAGAAGTGATAGGCGCCGATTTTCAAAAAGCAGTGacgttaaaaatggggaatcaGTGGAATCATGTAGAAGGGAAAGTGATAAATGGTAACCACATCCACATTGAGAGGATAAGAAGGGATCagaatttttacaattccaTAGGTGATATGTATAGAGCTgtttatgaagaaaaaactcaAAATAATGGTGAGCCAGTAGTGTACTCACGACATGTGTCTGCCCCGAGTTTGATAATAAATGACTCTAACCCTTTTATTGACACGAATGAAAATACAAATGGGGTAAGTTTCACTTCGAACTTAGGTTTTTCAAAGCATCttttggagggggggaatgCAAATCTGAACCCTAGTAGAGACTACACGAACTGGGGGGAAAGGACGAACCAAAATTCTCCTCACCGTGATAGGTTAAAGTGGAGGGAACCTGTTGTGGAAGGGGTTCTTACAAACTCTGCCAGTCTAATCAATGGTGGCGGAAGGATCAGAGATGGGAGCCATACTGTTTTGCGAGAGGCGGGTCCCGCAAGGGTCGACGCAGGTGGTGCAGGTGGTCTATATGGTATTCATCGTGCAGACCATGCTGATGGTGACGAGAACTCCACGAAcgtttattttcttttccaaaatatgATCAGGGAAAgcaaagaaagaaaggaaagcaaagaaagaaaagaaagcgaAGAAG CACCAGTGCACCGAGAAATCCGACAGAAAAAACGCCTCCAATATGGCGGAAAGAGACTAAACGAAAATGCTAACGAAGAAGGGTTTCATATCAGGGAGGAGGAAAACCCGTattatcataattttaataaatcgTGTTTTCAGAATAAGACATGGACCCCCCTTAGGATAGGTCCACATTTCTCGAGTATGGACAGTGCAAACGTTCGTGGAGACGTAGTGGGGACGAAGGGTATGTTTGTTTGCCCAGTTAGGAGAAAGAGAAGGAAATTGGAAATGAATGAAACGTCGTATAGCAGTCCATGTGATGAGAATCCCAGCGTTTCGGAACTGTGCAAAGGGGGTTACGAGAACAGCAAGTTGTCATTAAGAGAGAAGGCTAACTTAAAgaaggatgaagaagaaggagaaggagaggagggggagagcaACGTGCGTGTCCAGCCCCTTCCGAGTTTTCTCCACGTAGTAAACCAAAACGGTGATGACAACCATTTTGGAAACGAAGTACACAGGGGGACTGGCAGAGGAGAAGGGGAGTGTGGGAAAAACGAATGTGCTGCGCGGTGGTCACTGCAGGCCATGCCCAGCGGAGCATTCGCGTCCCCCTGCAAAGGGAGCGATCAGACGGGAGACAATGGAGAGGGTACCGACGTGTACCGCGAGCGGAGCGACGACCAGAATGGGCAGATGAAGCAGACCGTACAGATGAAGCAGACCGTACAGATGAAGCAGACCGTACAGATGAAGCAGACCGTACAGATGAAGCAGACCGTACAGATGAAGCAGACCGTACAGATGAAGCAGTCCGTACAGAATGGGCGAGAGAGACTGCCCCCCACCCCCTCGGCCGTCCCCAAACACAGAGGAGAAGCGCCCAACGCGGGGGAACGCAGCTTGGTGAAGAAAGAAACGGGGAGGCCATTAAAGGAGGACAAGAAAATTTACCAGAACCATGGACTGTTCAGAAATTTTGTCTTTTCGTTTAAAAACCCGCCCAAGGGGGGagagagggaagaaaaaagcgaaaagggtGAGAAGCTCGAAAAGGGTGAGAAGCTCGATAAGGGTGAGACGCTCCAAAAGGGTGCGGTACTCGATAAGGGTGCCACGATCGAAAAGGGTGCCACGCTCCAAAAGACCCCTATGAAGTACAAGACGctgaaaaacgaaaaacatGCTCCGCCAAACAGCGAAGCCCGATACAAAAAGTTCGAGGAGAAATACTTCTCGGAGGATCAAATATCAAGTGACTTTCAATGGAGAGAAGTGGACGGAACTATTTCTTCTCACGCGCAagactttttattttttgatgaGGAAGATGATCAAATGGTTTCGCTAGATGTACTGGACCACAGCACGGGGAGTATCAGCTCGAGCGGGAGCAGCGATGAGGGAAGTGGGGACAGGAGTGAGGCCATAAGTGAGTCTAGAAGTGAGTCCATAAGTGAGTCCATAAGTGAGTCCAGAAGTGAGGCCAGAAGTGGGGATAAATGCTGCCACCTCCCccggaagggaagaagccaagTGCGACACGGCAGAGACGGCGGAGGACAGACCACCACCCTCCTCGCGAACCAGCAGATGAACCCCTCCCCAGAACCAGACCATAAGAcatgcaaaaaggagaaaaaaaatcggagTACCCGCAAGAGGAAGGATGCGCCAAATGGGAGCCACACAATTAGTCCAGGCGAAGTGACAAACATAGGTAACGTGGAGGAAGTGGCCAATGGGGAGAAATCTAATCATCGAGATCGACCAAGAGAGAAAAGacagggaaagaaaaacaaatcggTGATCATGTATgccaaaattatgaacattAGTTATGAGTACGGTGCAGATGTACTGAAGCAGTTCAGCCACCCAGCGGTTAATCTGTTTAATACGAATAAAACGCATATCgtaaagaaaagggaaaagaagaggagggaaCTGTACGCATACTTGGATGCAGAGGAGGGGTTCGGGGAGGTTCATGAAGGGGGATATGCAGTGGGGCATGAAGGGGGGCACGAAGTGGGGCAAGAAGGGGGGTATGAAGGGGGACATACAGTGGGACATACAGTGAGACCTGCAGTGGAGCAAGAAGTGACGGAAGAAatggtagaaaaaatggcgcaagAAATGGCGGAAGAACTAGCAGAAGAATTAGCGAAcccagggaaaaaaacaaaacgcaAGTACAGAAAAAAGCAGGATGAtccagaaaaaagaaaaaaaatttattag
- a CDS encoding hypothetical protein (putative), protein MSDIFFYAEEIDNLLEDYRKLLIDLKKVSERNDEKTTKKCIDDIQFLNERIKTAKDAHFIEMRNLPEEEQNNYILKIKGKMAILEDLNIQFDFLKSKILYAQKEANRMKEQNRVKYVTPKDMENRGDFIQDQTEESIFRMKMVVNESEQITRDAAVKLIEQNEKLKKVKDKVDDVDTNVSSAKETLKEIAKEAVTDRFVRFLSLLIFIVLIILITVISISKKK, encoded by the coding sequence ATGAGTGACATATTTTTCTACGCAGAAGAAATTGACAATCTGTTGGAGGACTACAGGAAATTATTAATCGATTTGAAAAAAGTATCAGAAcgaaatgatgaaaagacgacgaaaaaatgtatagatGATATTCAGTTCCTTAATGAGAGAATAAAAACAGCCAAGGATGCTCACTTCATCGAGATGCGTAATTTACctgaggaggaacaaaataattacattttaaagataaaggggaaaatggcTATTCTGGAGGACCTAAACATACAGTTCGATTTTCTCAAgagtaaaattttgtatgcacAGAAGGAGGCGAATCGAatgaaagaacaaaatagagTAAAGTATGTGACCCCTAAGGATATGGAAAATAGAGGAGACTTTATTCAAGACCAAACGGAGGAGTCCATTTTTCGAATGAAAATGGTGGTAAATGAATCGGAGCAGATAACGAGAGATGCTGCAGTCAAATTAATTGAGCAGAatgaaaaactgaaaaaggTAAAGGACAAAGTGGATGACGTTGATACCAATGTTTCAAGTGCAAAGGAAACTTTGAAGGAAATAGCCAAAGAAGCTGTCACCGATAGATTTGTCCGCTTCCTTTCCCTCCTCATATTCATCGTTTTGATTATTCTCATTACGGTCATTTCGAtttcgaagaagaagtga